One genomic window of Prochlorococcus marinus str. NATL2A includes the following:
- a CDS encoding high light inducible protein, producing the protein MSTQKNNTRKIDPEKVTAERLNGYAALFGCIALVGAYATTGQIIPGFV; encoded by the coding sequence ATGTCTACTCAAAAGAACAATACAAGAAAAATTGATCCTGAAAAGGTTACCGCAGAAAGGCTTAACGGCTATGCAGCATTATTTGGTTGTATTGCTTTGGTTGGGGCATATGCGACCACAGGTCAAATCATCCCTGGTTTTGTGTAA
- a CDS encoding high light inducible protein: MQPSNKTILERSIGRPAMMAFVLLTGIYLTTGQLIPGVV, encoded by the coding sequence ATGCAACCTTCTAACAAAACAATTCTTGAAAGAAGTATCGGAAGGCCAGCAATGATGGCTTTCGTTCTTCTAACAGGTATCTATCTAACAACTGGCCAACTAATACCCGGAGTTGTGTAA
- a CDS encoding high light inducible protein yields MTPEAEKFNGWAAMLGFVAAFGAYATTGQIIPGIF; encoded by the coding sequence ATGACACCTGAAGCAGAAAAGTTTAACGGTTGGGCAGCAATGCTTGGTTTCGTTGCAGCCTTTGGCGCATATGCAACAACAGGACAAATAATCCCTGGCATCTTCTAA